CCTTGCTGCTCCTCGGCGGGCGGCGCAAAGATGCGGCCGCTCAGCAGGTCTTCGATTTCGGGCAGCACCAGCAGCTTGCCGTAGGGCGAGAAAGGGTTGAGCACGCACTCGGCGCCCTGCGTCATGTGCAGGAAACCCTCGCCACGCACCCGAATAAACGCCACTTGCTCGGGCGTAGCGCCGCCTTCGTAAATGCGCTCCTCCGACGAGAACATCGGAATGCGGCCGTCGTGCAGCACTTGCAGCTGAATTTCGGTGCCTTCCTCAACCGTCATTTCGCCGGGCTGGCCGCCCTCGGGCACGGCCGTGAGCACCAGCACTTCGGCGTTCAGCAGCTCGTGGTAAAAGGCAAGGCGGTACTGCGGGTCCTGCGAGGCCATCAGCAACGCATTCTCCAGGTTATTCTGCGGATCGAAAGGCGGCATGGGCGGCATTTCGGGCATCGGCGGCATCTCCGGAACCGAGGAGAAAGCCGGAGCGGCCGGCTGCATTTCGGCGGCCGATTTGGCGGCAAAAGCCGGGCGCTGGTAGCGCGGGCCGCCAGCGGTTTTGGTATCCTCCGGCTCGGAAGAAGTGGTAGCGGGCGAGGCAGCAGGTTGCGCCGGCGCCGGCGTGGCGGCGGCTTCGTCGGCGGGCTTTTTCTTTAGGAAGTCAAACAGACCCATAATTCGGTATGCGGATGAAGATGCAAACTAATGAGGTTTGGCCGAACAACCAGCTGCCGAGCCGCTAATCGGCCGAAAAGCTGGGTGCGGCGGGCCTAGGTGGTTCAGCCCTAACGGGATAGGCAGGGGGGCTACTGGCCGTCGGAGCCCTGGCAACGGTCGAGCAGTTCGCTTACTTCCCGGATGGTATACTTTTCGCCCTGGTTGCCCCACGCCGATTGCACGTAGTTCAGCAGGTTGGTAATCTGCGAATCGGTGAGGTCTTCGTGGCCAGGCATCACCTGGTTGTAGTGCACGCCATTCACCACGATGGGCCCTTGCTGCCCGCGCCGGATAAGGCAAGGCAACTCGGCGCGGTACTTGGTGAGGTAATCGGCGCCGGCTACGGGCGGAATGAGGCGGCGCAGGCCCTGGCCCTGGTCGCCGTGGCAGCTGG
The sequence above is drawn from the Hymenobacter sp. YIM 151858-1 genome and encodes:
- a CDS encoding enhanced serine sensitivity protein SseB C-terminal domain-containing protein, translated to MGLFDFLKKKPADEAAATPAPAQPAASPATTSSEPEDTKTAGGPRYQRPAFAAKSAAEMQPAAPAFSSVPEMPPMPEMPPMPPFDPQNNLENALLMASQDPQYRLAFYHELLNAEVLVLTAVPEGGQPGEMTVEEGTEIQLQVLHDGRIPMFSSEERIYEGGATPEQVAFIRVRGEGFLHMTQGAECVLNPFSPYGKLLVLPEIEDLLSGRIFAPPAEEQQGPQAQLVPMAEHPAELKAALQDFCAQHPHIETVYLSDVLIEGEEAPSRMLLAFKVDGEDMDFLQELGPILQAHLPNQNTMDVARLSPDPNEPLTQYFNQQEPLYERTLA
- a CDS encoding c-type cytochrome, which translates into the protein MATRPMSAFRRSAVLLLAVALALPSCFTDRQNEGQKLYANHCASCHGDQGQGLRRLIPPVAGADYLTKYRAELPCLIRRGQQGPIVVNGVHYNQVMPGHEDLTDSQITNLLNYVQSAWGNQGEKYTIREVSELLDRCQGSDGQ